In Rhodothermus bifroesti, a single genomic region encodes these proteins:
- a CDS encoding TonB-dependent receptor has protein sequence MARWVLLLLSGWGIVPALQAQGWGRVAGRVTDAETGAPLPSVTVLVDGTNYGTATDEAGRYQFRLPAGRYVLRFSAVGYATQRDSAVVVRDQTTLLDVALRVEVVRLEDVTVEARAVEAEAGVFRLDPETAQRIPTPLQSGFQALKVLPGVVSNNELSYQYSVRGGGYNENLVFIDGFEVYLPFRAQKGEQEGLGLLNLALAERVALYAGGFPARYGGKLASALEVTYRRPYQEPLKGSATLSLLDAGMAVGSSVRQGKLGWMLGVRKARARRFFSTQELKGNYQPDYTDVQGTLTLRPSARHTLELLGIAAQHNFLLDPGTRKTYFGTVSFDPTKPSNLESIWLNYDGQERAGFHTYFGGMRWSSWLGSSARLAQELAYFETVEEEARDVRADAVLYQVDPGSGEHVPEGSARQRDVANNQVRVQTWTATQRWQFYPHGHALEGGAYVRQLVFTDRLDERAVAVGANPSGDGLLRVVLDSLRAQVHLRTWQAGGYVQDAVELLPENRLFLTAGLRLDYFAFNHQWTLSPRLSLRYKASELLTLSGAWGIYYQPPSYQELRGQPTPERPLSDQLNRNLKAQRAHLLVAGAEYFLPRQRLYLRTEVYWKDLDQLISYEVENVHLEYSGLNDSYGYAYGLDLQVRGEFVPGVESWVNYSFLVTREHFLPAYQNSYNRGWRPRPTDQRHTLSLFVQDYVPGDPTWKLHLRILFGSGLPYTPPVPGQRVGTYVAQVPGPRMSARYPEYQRVDLGATKTLELTQLPDGRPVHVELTAELLNVFDMTNTVDYTWIPGQNGIWKRIPTRLTPRTFNVRLRVQF, from the coding sequence ATGGCTCGTTGGGTTTTGCTGCTACTCAGCGGGTGGGGCATCGTTCCTGCGCTACAGGCTCAGGGGTGGGGACGGGTAGCTGGACGCGTCACCGATGCCGAAACCGGTGCACCGTTACCCTCCGTAACGGTGCTGGTTGACGGCACAAACTACGGCACAGCGACCGATGAAGCTGGAAGGTATCAGTTTCGGCTGCCTGCCGGTCGCTACGTGCTGCGCTTTTCGGCAGTAGGATATGCCACGCAACGCGACTCGGCAGTGGTGGTGCGCGACCAGACCACGTTGCTCGACGTAGCGTTGCGGGTCGAGGTGGTTCGCTTAGAAGATGTTACTGTCGAAGCGCGTGCCGTAGAGGCCGAAGCTGGTGTGTTTCGCCTAGATCCAGAAACAGCGCAACGCATCCCCACCCCGCTGCAAAGTGGCTTTCAAGCCTTAAAGGTGCTGCCTGGTGTGGTTTCCAACAACGAGCTTTCCTACCAGTATTCTGTTCGCGGTGGAGGCTACAATGAAAACCTAGTTTTCATCGATGGCTTTGAAGTTTACCTTCCGTTTCGCGCCCAGAAAGGCGAACAGGAAGGTTTAGGCTTGCTGAATTTAGCCCTTGCGGAGCGCGTTGCCCTTTACGCTGGCGGCTTCCCAGCGCGTTATGGCGGTAAGCTTGCTTCTGCATTGGAAGTGACCTATCGTCGTCCCTACCAAGAGCCGCTCAAAGGTTCAGCTACGCTGTCGCTGCTCGATGCCGGTATGGCCGTGGGATCCTCAGTGCGCCAAGGGAAGCTAGGCTGGATGCTGGGCGTGCGCAAAGCACGCGCCCGCCGCTTTTTTAGCACCCAAGAACTCAAGGGCAACTACCAGCCAGATTATACCGATGTGCAGGGCACGTTGACGCTGCGGCCATCTGCACGACACACGTTGGAACTTCTAGGCATTGCAGCCCAGCACAATTTCTTGCTTGACCCCGGCACGCGCAAAACCTATTTCGGCACCGTTAGCTTTGATCCTACTAAGCCCTCAAACCTGGAATCCATCTGGCTGAACTATGACGGTCAGGAGCGCGCCGGTTTTCATACCTACTTTGGAGGCATGCGCTGGTCGAGCTGGCTAGGCAGCAGCGCTCGCCTAGCCCAGGAGTTGGCGTATTTCGAAACTGTCGAAGAAGAAGCGCGGGATGTGCGAGCCGATGCAGTGCTCTACCAAGTCGACCCAGGTAGCGGTGAACATGTGCCTGAAGGATCAGCTCGGCAGCGAGACGTTGCCAATAACCAGGTGCGCGTGCAAACGTGGACGGCGACCCAACGCTGGCAGTTTTATCCGCATGGACACGCTCTGGAGGGCGGGGCTTACGTGCGTCAGCTGGTTTTTACTGATCGCCTGGACGAACGCGCTGTAGCCGTTGGTGCGAATCCTTCCGGCGATGGGTTGCTTCGCGTTGTGCTCGACAGCTTACGTGCCCAGGTACACCTGCGTACCTGGCAAGCCGGTGGCTACGTGCAAGATGCGGTGGAGCTACTCCCTGAAAACCGTCTGTTCTTGACCGCAGGTCTGCGCCTGGACTACTTTGCCTTTAACCATCAATGGACGCTTTCGCCACGGCTATCCCTTCGCTACAAAGCATCTGAGCTGCTTACCTTAAGCGGAGCTTGGGGCATCTACTACCAGCCTCCCTCCTACCAGGAACTACGCGGCCAACCCACGCCCGAACGTCCCTTAAGTGATCAACTCAACCGCAACCTTAAAGCCCAGCGTGCCCATCTGCTGGTTGCTGGTGCCGAATACTTCCTACCGCGCCAACGGCTTTATCTGCGCACCGAAGTCTACTGGAAAGACCTGGACCAGCTCATCTCTTATGAGGTCGAAAACGTCCACCTCGAATACAGCGGCCTCAACGACAGCTATGGCTATGCTTATGGCCTCGACCTACAGGTACGCGGCGAATTTGTCCCTGGTGTCGAAAGCTGGGTCAACTATAGCTTTTTAGTTACCCGCGAGCATTTTTTGCCTGCCTATCAGAACAGCTACAACCGCGGCTGGCGCCCGCGACCTACCGACCAGCGGCACACGCTTTCCCTTTTTGTGCAAGACTATGTTCCTGGAGATCCCACCTGGAAGCTCCACCTGCGCATCCTGTTCGGCAGCGGACTACCCTACACCCCACCAGTCCCCGGCCAGCGCGTCGGTACCTATGTAGCCCAGGTTCCAGGTCCACGCATGTCGGCTCGCTATCCAGAGTATCAACGCGTAGACCTAGGAGCCACCAAGACGCTGGAGCTCACCCAGCTTCCAGATGGCCGTCCAGTGCACGTGGAGCTGACAGCCGAGCTGCTCAACGTGTTTGACATGACCAATACCGTAGATTACACGTGGATTCCCGGACAAAATGGGATCTGGAAACGTATTCCTACCCGTCTGACACCCCGTACGTTCAACGTACGGCTACGCGTGCAATTTTAG
- the nfi gene encoding deoxyribonuclease V (cleaves DNA at apurinic or apyrimidinic sites), with protein MGLRARLTHTWDLTPPEAQALQCWLAQRVQLTPLSAVKTVAGLDVSVRAGKGRAAAVVWHLTAQCVVETAFFEGPVAFPYIPGLLSFREVPLLLAVLERLKGTPDVLMVDAQGIAHPRRCGLATHLGVLLDHPALGVAKSRLIGHHEEPALEKGSWTPLYDHGEVIGAVVRTRAGVRPVYVSAGHRITLEDAIALTLRCTTRFRLPEPTRLADQLSRKA; from the coding sequence GTGGGCCTTCGAGCGCGTTTAACGCATACTTGGGATTTAACGCCGCCTGAAGCGCAGGCGCTGCAGTGTTGGCTTGCGCAACGGGTACAGCTAACGCCACTGAGCGCTGTCAAAACGGTGGCGGGTTTGGACGTCAGCGTTCGCGCAGGAAAAGGGCGGGCCGCGGCTGTTGTGTGGCACCTTACTGCACAATGCGTTGTTGAAACCGCCTTTTTTGAGGGGCCAGTAGCCTTTCCTTACATTCCAGGACTACTCAGCTTTCGCGAGGTGCCGCTGCTGCTCGCTGTGCTGGAGCGCCTTAAGGGTACACCCGACGTGCTTATGGTTGATGCCCAAGGCATAGCGCACCCTCGGCGCTGTGGGCTGGCTACGCATCTGGGCGTCTTACTTGACCACCCAGCTTTGGGTGTGGCAAAATCGCGCCTCATAGGGCACCATGAAGAACCGGCTTTGGAAAAAGGCAGCTGGACGCCACTCTACGATCATGGTGAAGTGATTGGGGCTGTTGTGCGTACGCGTGCCGGCGTTAGGCCCGTTTATGTGAGTGCTGGGCATCGCATTACGCTTGAGGATGCCATAGCCCTGACGCTGCGTTGCACCACACGCTTTAGGCTTCCAGAGCCAACCCGCTTGGCCGACCAATTAAGCCGAAAAGCCTAA
- a CDS encoding DUF5916 domain-containing protein produces the protein MKNLCILWASLWIIGTAAAVAQPQVPPTLQAVRLTETLDLDGRVEESIWQRAPVAADFWQREPHDGQPATERTEVRVLYDDHALYIAFVCFDRDPAQIVHRLARRDRMVPADWAGVFIDSYHDRKTAFAFLVNAAGTKADFLIANDGNAPEDFNWDALWEAHAAMRPDGWSAEFRIPFSTLRFSRSDTLRWGINFGRIIGRKNEQVFWAYIPKASGGFVSRFGTLEGLEGIHPPRMFQLIPYAVTGVTRWSTHLEPRYLHPLSPTLRLGGDLQYGLSSSTVVNVTINPDFGQVELDEVVLNLTAFETFYPEKRPFFLEGTAIFQTVGAGGDEALQTYLFYSRRIGRQPQGYDSQPDTGALDHWRLVDNPVAVPILAAAKLSGKTAGGWAFGMLDALTQRTYSTWEHVNGVRQRMRTEPLTNYTVGRLQRELAAPASYVGLLGTATWREAGPVQQAYTGGLDWRWNPWDYGLATEGLVSFSRRVRLEGPTQVGYQAQARLGSFRHPHVVGVIGANMATADYDPNDVGFHTMTNFTAMYAWLQLRQLQPWGPFLQVRLNQNYWWIYRLDPWLYLRWGISPNINVQWRNFWRTNLGLNVESEGWDPYESRGAGLFRSPQRWNVWAGIRTDERQPVVLSLNGSYQADRLGGRAWNGGIGVILRVSERTDIYLNPGFSFRRREVAWAQNVEGLEAPHLTTSVFGQRDVDRFSFTLRGAHTFTRNLTLQGYLQWFGARGHYRNFQQLSSSGRLEPLPVPYDRERYGDPDFRRATVNANLILRYEYRPGSTLFVVWTWGQQLWEAMGTGNLWHFAWRTLHRSPTSVLLVKWTYTWNA, from the coding sequence ATGAAAAACCTGTGTATCCTTTGGGCTAGTCTTTGGATTATTGGTACTGCAGCAGCTGTAGCGCAGCCCCAAGTACCGCCTACCCTTCAAGCAGTGCGACTAACCGAAACGCTGGACTTAGACGGACGGGTTGAAGAGTCCATCTGGCAACGCGCGCCCGTAGCTGCGGACTTCTGGCAACGTGAACCACACGACGGCCAGCCTGCAACCGAGCGTACCGAGGTACGCGTGCTCTATGACGACCATGCGCTCTATATTGCATTTGTATGCTTCGATCGTGATCCCGCACAGATTGTGCATCGCTTGGCCCGACGTGACCGTATGGTGCCGGCCGACTGGGCAGGTGTGTTTATCGACAGCTACCACGATCGCAAAACAGCTTTTGCATTTCTGGTAAATGCGGCCGGGACTAAAGCCGATTTTCTGATCGCTAACGATGGTAATGCCCCAGAAGATTTTAACTGGGATGCGTTATGGGAAGCTCATGCGGCAATGCGCCCTGATGGCTGGAGTGCTGAGTTTCGCATTCCGTTTTCAACCCTGCGCTTTAGCCGCAGCGACACCCTGCGCTGGGGGATTAACTTTGGCCGCATCATTGGCCGTAAAAATGAACAGGTTTTTTGGGCCTATATACCTAAAGCCTCGGGAGGGTTTGTCTCACGATTTGGCACCCTCGAGGGTTTAGAAGGCATCCACCCTCCTCGTATGTTTCAGCTGATCCCTTATGCGGTTACAGGTGTCACGCGGTGGAGTACCCATCTTGAGCCGCGCTACCTGCACCCGCTATCGCCTACGTTGCGTCTGGGCGGAGACTTGCAGTACGGCCTTTCGAGCAGCACCGTGGTAAACGTGACGATCAATCCAGATTTTGGGCAGGTAGAGCTCGACGAGGTCGTGCTGAATTTGACCGCCTTTGAAACGTTTTATCCTGAAAAAAGACCTTTTTTTCTCGAAGGTACTGCTATTTTCCAGACCGTAGGGGCAGGGGGAGATGAGGCTTTACAGACGTACCTGTTCTATTCACGCCGGATCGGTAGACAGCCGCAAGGCTATGATAGCCAGCCGGATACGGGTGCGTTGGATCACTGGCGCCTTGTGGATAATCCAGTAGCAGTGCCTATACTCGCAGCGGCAAAGCTCAGCGGTAAGACCGCAGGCGGCTGGGCGTTTGGCATGCTCGACGCCCTTACGCAGCGCACGTATTCCACGTGGGAGCACGTTAACGGCGTGCGCCAGCGTATGCGGACCGAACCGCTGACCAACTATACCGTAGGTCGGCTGCAACGTGAACTGGCGGCTCCAGCCTCTTATGTTGGACTCCTTGGCACTGCAACCTGGCGTGAAGCAGGTCCAGTGCAGCAGGCCTACACGGGGGGCCTCGACTGGCGTTGGAATCCCTGGGACTATGGCTTAGCTACCGAAGGGTTGGTTTCTTTCAGCCGAAGAGTACGGCTAGAAGGGCCCACGCAGGTTGGCTATCAAGCGCAGGCACGCTTAGGGTCATTCCGACATCCACATGTTGTGGGCGTGATAGGAGCCAATATGGCTACAGCAGACTATGACCCGAACGATGTAGGCTTTCACACAATGACCAATTTTACAGCCATGTATGCGTGGCTGCAGCTTCGCCAGCTGCAACCCTGGGGACCGTTCCTGCAGGTGCGCTTGAACCAAAACTACTGGTGGATCTACCGGCTCGATCCTTGGCTATATCTACGCTGGGGGATAAGCCCAAACATAAATGTGCAATGGCGTAATTTCTGGCGCACCAACCTAGGACTCAATGTGGAATCCGAAGGCTGGGATCCCTATGAATCTCGGGGTGCAGGGCTATTTCGAAGCCCTCAGCGCTGGAATGTCTGGGCTGGTATCAGAACAGACGAGCGCCAGCCCGTGGTGTTGTCTCTGAATGGCAGCTACCAGGCAGATCGCCTTGGCGGGCGCGCTTGGAATGGGGGGATTGGTGTTATCCTTCGCGTCAGTGAGCGCACCGACATCTATCTCAATCCAGGCTTCAGCTTTCGGCGTCGTGAGGTTGCCTGGGCGCAGAATGTCGAAGGGCTCGAAGCACCCCATCTGACAACCAGCGTTTTTGGCCAGCGTGATGTTGACCGTTTCAGCTTTACGCTACGCGGTGCACACACCTTTACGCGCAATCTCACACTCCAGGGCTATTTGCAGTGGTTTGGGGCACGCGGTCACTACCGGAATTTTCAACAGCTCAGCTCCTCAGGACGCCTGGAGCCTTTACCCGTGCCCTATGACCGGGAGCGCTATGGGGATCCCGATTTCCGGCGAGCTACGGTAAACGCCAACCTCATTTTGCGCTACGAATACCGGCCCGGATCAACCCTGTTTGTTGTTTGGACGTGGGGACAGCAGCTCTGGGAAGCAATGGGTACGGGTAACCTATGGCACTTTGCCTGGCGTACGCTGCACCGCTCGCCCACTAGCGTGCTGCTGGTCAAATGGACGTATACCTGGAATGCCTGA
- a CDS encoding gamma-glutamyl-gamma-aminobutyrate hydrolase family protein — protein sequence MKPRIFVPIALTEEKLHFRLRRAYLDCIIAAGGLPVVVPVTLSLEDLRTLFEQVDGVLLTGGADVDPVHYGQVPHPATYGIDPDRDRTELALVRWAVTADKPLLGLCRGLQVLNVALGGTLIQDIPSQCPHALPHDGEALGQPRTALLHEVTVQPNSRLAALLKQQRLAVNSLHHQAIDQLAPTLVATAHADDGLIEAVEVPTCRFVLGVQWHPEELAPTRPDMHQLFAAFVEACRLGL from the coding sequence ATGAAGCCTCGCATTTTTGTCCCCATTGCACTCACCGAGGAAAAGCTGCATTTTCGCTTGCGGCGTGCTTATCTCGACTGCATTATTGCGGCTGGAGGTCTGCCCGTAGTTGTACCGGTAACGTTATCGCTGGAAGACCTGCGCACACTATTCGAGCAGGTTGATGGTGTGCTTTTAACAGGAGGGGCCGACGTTGATCCTGTCCATTATGGGCAGGTGCCACACCCGGCTACCTATGGCATTGACCCGGATCGGGATCGCACTGAGCTGGCACTGGTTCGCTGGGCCGTTACAGCAGACAAACCACTGCTGGGGCTTTGCCGAGGCTTGCAAGTGCTTAACGTGGCTCTTGGGGGTACGCTGATCCAGGACATTCCTTCGCAATGTCCCCATGCGCTTCCGCACGATGGCGAAGCCCTTGGCCAGCCGCGTACGGCGCTGCTACACGAAGTCACCGTCCAACCCAACTCACGCCTTGCCGCACTGCTTAAGCAGCAGCGCCTAGCGGTCAACAGCCTGCACCACCAGGCCATCGATCAGTTGGCTCCCACACTGGTTGCTACGGCCCATGCCGACGATGGCCTCATCGAAGCCGTGGAGGTGCCCACCTGCCGCTTTGTGCTGGGCGTTCAGTGGCATCCCGAGGAATTGGCACCAACTCGGCCCGATATGCACCAGCTTTTTGCCGCTTTTGTGGAAGCCTGCCGTTTAGGCCTCTAA
- the thrS gene encoding threonine--tRNA ligase: MADPLQTVTEKEVIRLTLPDGSVQVFRRGITGRELAERLSPRLAREALAIEVNGEVRDLSRPIEEDARIRLLTWENPEGKAVYWHSTAHLMAEALEALYPGVKFGIGPPIEQGFYYDVDLGERKLSAEDLERIEEKMRELAQRDVPYERIPVSKEEALAYFKQKGDPYKVELIEELEDGTITFYRQGNFTDLCRGPHLPSTGYIKHFKLLNVAGAYWRGDEHRPQLTRIYGISFPKKQELERYLHQLEEARKRDHRKLGRELELFTFSPKVGPGLPLWLPRGATLRETLIGFLREEQIRRGYLPVATPHIGRLELYKTSGHYPYYKDSQFPPMLEDPETGEGYLLKPMNCPHHIMIYADRPRSYRELPIRLAEFGQVYRYEQTGELSGLTRVRGFTIDDAHIFCRPDQVKEEFKNVIDLTLYVFRALGFEEFEAQISLRDPNNREKYVGDDVLWAQAEQAIREAAAEMGLEATEELGEAAFYGPKLDFMVRDALGRRWQLGTVQLDYILPERFDLYYIGADNQKHRPVMIHRAPFGSLERFIGVLIEHCAGNFPLWLAPVQIAVLPLSDELNAYAASVGRQLQEAGFRVEVDTRSETIGYKIRQAETQKIPYMLVVGRREREQGTVAVRKHGAGDQGSCSLSDFIAQLRAEIEATMHRTAASTTI, encoded by the coding sequence ATGGCAGATCCGCTGCAAACGGTTACAGAGAAAGAGGTCATCCGCCTTACACTACCCGACGGATCGGTGCAGGTTTTTCGCCGGGGGATTACAGGCCGAGAGCTGGCCGAACGCCTTTCTCCTCGCCTGGCCCGCGAAGCGTTGGCCATCGAGGTTAATGGCGAGGTGCGCGATCTAAGCCGTCCCATTGAAGAAGATGCCCGCATACGCCTGTTAACTTGGGAAAACCCTGAAGGCAAAGCTGTCTACTGGCATTCAACGGCCCACTTGATGGCCGAAGCGCTCGAAGCCCTTTATCCCGGTGTCAAGTTTGGTATTGGACCGCCCATTGAGCAAGGGTTTTACTACGATGTCGATTTGGGCGAGCGCAAGCTTTCCGCCGAAGATCTTGAGCGTATCGAAGAAAAAATGCGAGAGCTAGCGCAGCGCGATGTACCTTATGAGCGCATTCCGGTGTCCAAGGAGGAGGCGCTAGCATACTTCAAGCAAAAGGGCGATCCTTATAAAGTCGAGCTGATTGAGGAGCTTGAAGACGGAACGATAACCTTTTACCGTCAGGGGAATTTTACGGATTTGTGTCGCGGCCCTCACCTGCCCTCAACGGGTTACATCAAGCACTTTAAGTTGTTGAACGTAGCTGGGGCTTACTGGCGCGGTGACGAGCATCGGCCGCAGCTCACGCGTATTTATGGGATCAGTTTCCCCAAAAAGCAGGAACTGGAGCGCTATTTGCATCAGCTCGAAGAAGCCCGCAAACGCGACCATCGCAAGCTGGGACGGGAGCTGGAGCTGTTCACGTTTAGTCCAAAGGTAGGGCCTGGTTTGCCGCTTTGGCTACCGCGCGGTGCCACACTTCGGGAGACGCTTATTGGCTTTTTGCGGGAGGAGCAAATTCGGCGTGGCTACTTGCCTGTTGCCACCCCCCACATCGGTCGTCTGGAGCTCTACAAAACAAGCGGGCACTATCCGTATTACAAAGATAGCCAGTTTCCCCCCATGCTCGAAGATCCGGAGACAGGCGAAGGCTACTTGCTGAAACCGATGAACTGCCCACACCACATTATGATCTATGCCGACCGGCCCCGCTCCTATCGCGAGCTGCCTATCCGATTGGCCGAGTTTGGGCAGGTTTATCGGTATGAGCAAACCGGTGAACTCAGCGGCTTAACCCGCGTGCGGGGCTTTACGATCGATGACGCGCACATCTTCTGCCGTCCTGATCAAGTCAAAGAAGAGTTCAAAAACGTCATCGATCTGACGCTTTACGTCTTTCGGGCGCTTGGCTTTGAGGAATTTGAAGCGCAAATTTCGCTGCGCGATCCCAATAACCGGGAAAAGTACGTAGGCGACGATGTGCTCTGGGCACAGGCCGAGCAAGCCATTCGTGAAGCAGCGGCAGAAATGGGCCTCGAGGCCACCGAAGAGCTAGGCGAGGCCGCGTTCTACGGCCCCAAGCTCGACTTCATGGTGCGCGATGCGCTAGGCCGCCGCTGGCAGCTGGGAACCGTACAGCTTGATTATATCCTGCCAGAGCGCTTCGATTTGTACTACATCGGCGCCGATAACCAAAAACATCGGCCTGTCATGATTCACCGCGCGCCTTTTGGCTCGCTGGAGCGCTTTATTGGGGTACTCATCGAACACTGCGCAGGCAACTTTCCCCTTTGGCTGGCGCCTGTTCAGATTGCCGTGTTACCCCTAAGCGATGAGCTGAACGCCTATGCGGCATCGGTGGGTCGCCAGCTTCAGGAAGCGGGCTTTCGGGTTGAAGTTGATACGCGCAGCGAAACCATCGGCTACAAGATTCGTCAAGCAGAAACCCAAAAAATTCCGTACATGCTCGTTGTAGGTCGCCGCGAGCGTGAACAAGGCACAGTAGCTGTACGCAAGCATGGTGCTGGTGACCAAGGAAGCTGCTCCCTGAGTGACTTCATCGCCCAATTGCGCGCCGAGATCGAAGCAACGATGCACCGCACTGCAGCTTCCACCACAATCTAA
- the infC gene encoding translation initiation factor IF-3, producing the protein MVKPDKFRVNEEIRAPRVRVVDPEGQHGIYDLKTALEMARQRGLDLVEIAPHADPPVCKIVDYGKFRYEQQKKEKEARRKQQAQQIKEIRFRPHTDTHDFEFKAKHARQFLEDGNKVKAWVQFRGRDIIYQEAGLEVLQRLINALQDVAKVDQPPHMEGRRMTLILAPAKKK; encoded by the coding sequence ATCGTTAAGCCAGACAAATTCCGGGTCAACGAAGAAATCCGCGCGCCCCGTGTACGTGTCGTTGACCCCGAGGGTCAGCATGGGATTTATGACCTCAAAACCGCTCTCGAAATGGCGCGCCAACGAGGGCTAGACCTAGTAGAAATTGCCCCGCACGCCGACCCTCCGGTATGTAAGATTGTAGACTACGGGAAATTCCGCTACGAGCAGCAAAAAAAGGAAAAAGAGGCGCGCCGTAAGCAGCAAGCGCAGCAAATTAAGGAGATTCGGTTCCGGCCGCACACCGATACCCACGATTTTGAGTTTAAGGCCAAACACGCCCGTCAGTTTCTGGAGGACGGCAACAAGGTCAAGGCGTGGGTGCAGTTTCGCGGCCGTGACATCATTTACCAAGAAGCGGGCCTCGAGGTGCTGCAGCGGCTTATCAATGCGCTGCAGGATGTTGCTAAAGTCGACCAACCACCGCACATGGAAGGGCGTCGAATGACCTTGATCTTAGCGCCAGCGAAGAAAAAGTAA
- the rpmI gene encoding 50S ribosomal protein L35 gives MPKLKTNSGAKKRFKVTATGKIKRQRAFHNHLLTKKSSKRKRRLRQSALVDTTDVGRIRRLLCIGVKG, from the coding sequence ATGCCGAAGCTCAAAACAAATAGTGGGGCCAAGAAACGCTTTAAGGTGACCGCTACAGGGAAGATTAAGCGGCAACGAGCGTTTCACAATCACCTACTGACCAAGAAGTCTTCTAAGCGCAAGCGCCGCCTGCGCCAAAGTGCCTTGGTTGATACCACCGATGTGGGTCGCATTCGGCGCCTACTGTGCATTGGAGTGAAAGGATAA
- the rplT gene encoding 50S ribosomal protein L20 → MPRATNKVAARRRRKKILNMAKGYWGRRSKIYTIAKHAVHKALQYAYRDRRQRKRQFRRLWIIRINAAARLNGSTYSRFMGAVRKADVQLNRKALADLAVHDPNAFAQIVRVVTAA, encoded by the coding sequence ATGCCACGGGCTACCAATAAAGTTGCTGCACGCCGGCGGCGGAAGAAAATTTTGAACATGGCAAAGGGTTACTGGGGCCGGCGTAGCAAGATTTACACGATTGCCAAGCATGCCGTTCATAAGGCGCTGCAATACGCCTACCGGGATCGACGGCAACGCAAGCGGCAATTCCGGCGGCTCTGGATTATCCGTATTAACGCAGCAGCCCGCCTCAACGGCTCGACCTACTCTCGCTTTATGGGTGCAGTGCGCAAAGCGGATGTTCAGCTCAACCGCAAAGCGCTGGCCGACTTGGCCGTGCATGATCCCAACGCGTTTGCCCAAATCGTCCGGGTCGTTACGGCTGCATGA
- the pheS gene encoding phenylalanine--tRNA ligase subunit alpha, whose product MATVSLHEALEALRQEITQTPIDSEAAAEAFRIRFLGQRSGQLTHLFKRLRELPPEERPLLGGQLNALKRLAEQRLEEARLRLRPTPTGSAEIPDLTLPGRRMFTGSLHPLTQTLEAIVRVFEQLGFAVVEGPEIEDDWHNFSALNFPPDHPARDMQDTFFLHQGASYAEAVVLRTHTSPVQIRVMERMQPPIRIIAPGRVYRNEAVSYKSFCLFHQVEGLYVDQNVSMGDLKQTLHLFAQALFGKDVRMRFRPSYFPFTEPSAEVDIWWPLPDHPEGGRWMEILGCGMVHPNVFRAVGIDPERYTGYAFGMGVERIAMLRYGIDDIRLFYENDVRFLEQF is encoded by the coding sequence ATGGCAACAGTTTCGCTGCACGAAGCCCTTGAAGCCCTGCGTCAGGAAATCACACAAACGCCTATCGACTCCGAAGCAGCTGCTGAGGCGTTTCGCATTCGCTTTTTAGGACAGCGTAGCGGGCAGCTCACGCATCTTTTTAAGCGCCTACGTGAGCTTCCGCCCGAGGAGCGCCCACTACTGGGTGGGCAGCTCAATGCGCTCAAACGCCTGGCCGAGCAGCGTCTGGAGGAAGCCCGCCTGCGCCTACGCCCAACCCCGACGGGGAGTGCTGAAATCCCCGATTTGACCCTACCGGGTCGTCGCATGTTCACTGGGTCGCTTCATCCACTGACGCAAACGCTCGAAGCCATCGTGCGCGTCTTCGAACAGCTCGGCTTTGCTGTAGTCGAAGGCCCCGAAATCGAAGACGACTGGCATAATTTCTCAGCGCTCAATTTTCCACCCGACCATCCGGCTCGGGATATGCAGGACACTTTCTTCCTGCATCAGGGTGCCAGCTACGCGGAAGCTGTTGTGCTGCGCACGCACACCTCACCAGTGCAGATCCGCGTCATGGAACGTATGCAACCGCCTATTCGCATCATTGCCCCGGGCCGCGTCTATCGCAACGAAGCCGTCTCCTACAAATCGTTTTGCCTGTTCCACCAGGTCGAGGGCCTCTACGTCGACCAAAACGTCTCTATGGGCGACCTCAAGCAAACGCTGCACTTGTTTGCCCAAGCGCTTTTTGGAAAAGATGTGCGCATGCGCTTTCGTCCCAGCTATTTTCCCTTCACCGAACCCAGCGCCGAAGTAGACATCTGGTGGCCACTGCCCGACCATCCTGAAGGCGGACGCTGGATGGAGATTCTTGGCTGCGGTATGGTGCACCCTAACGTATTTCGCGCTGTAGGGATCGACCCCGAACGCTACACGGGCTATGCGTTTGGAATGGGCGTCGAACGCATCGCTATGCTTCGCTATGGTATCGACGACATTCGTTTATTTTACGAAAACGACGTGCGTTTTCTGGAGCAGTTTTAA